ATACGTTTATTCTTATCATGATAGTACGTTTTTTATTTTAGATACATACAAAATCAAAAGGTTGCGCCAAAAAACATTTTTTATTACATTACTAATAAAATCCATGCTATAAGGCTAAAAATTTGTCCAGCAATATCTGTTCGTGAAAACATTTTCAAACCTAACCAGAAATTATGTGCTACAAAATTTCACTGATAAAAATATCGTTTTTAATATTTTTTTTGCGAGTAAGAGCCTGTTTAAATTTGTATGATTGGATCTTCTATAGGTCATTTTTGATGCAAAATGAGGCGAAATCGAAGATAATGGCAGGGCCATTTGATGAGGTTTCAACGAAATTAGGCGCAAAAAAGGGGCATAGAAAAACAATTGATATAAATTTAAACAGGCTCTAAACGAATTTTCGTTTTTTCTAAGGCAAGTAATCATCATTAGACAGTAAAAAAATTTGTATATCCGTAATCAATCATTTAGAGAATATCGTTGTCTGGTCGAGCGCAGTCGAGACCCAATTTTGAAGTCGTTAAGTTAATAACCTCTCGACTGCGCTCGAGGAGACCCGCTCATTATGATTAATAACGGACAATCAAAAAAAATTAAAACAATTATCTATAACTTTACAAACTGCACTACCATTAAATTCTATGACCAAAATACTTTTACTTTCCGACACACATAGCTATATAGATGATACCATTTTAAAATACGTAAAACAAGCGGATGAAGTTTGGCATGCGGGGGACATTGGTGATTTACAAGTTACCGATGCCATAAAAAAACTAAAACCTCTACGTGCTGTTTACGGAAATATTGATGATGCCAAAATTAGAGGTGAATTTCCTGAAAACAATCGGTTTATGTGTGAAGGTGTCGATGTTTGGATAACCCATATTGGCGGCTACCCAAAAGCTTATAACATTCGGGTTCGTGATGAAATTCGAGCAAATCCGCCTCGACTTTTTATTTGTGGGCATTCACATATTTTAAAAGTGATGCCAGATAAAAAACTTGGTTTACTGCACATGAATCCTGGCGCTGTGGGTAAACACGGCTTTCATAAAACCAGAACCATGTTGCGCTTTACTATTGATGGTAGCAAGATTGATAATTTAGAAGTGATCGAGTTTCAGAAATAATCCACAATACTTAATTTAAAAGCATTGTTGTCCGATAAAACTTTTATAATTATCTGCAAACACAGTGATAATGGCATTTAAAGAGATTATTGATTTGCGAACTTGCTTTTTATACTAATTTGCCGCTTAGCGATTATTAAAACAGAATCACAAATAAATATTTGAATGTCAATTCATTACCATTCAAACCTATATTCTATTTTCTATTGCCTCTTGTCTATTGCCTCTTTATCTTTTAACGAAGCCTTGAACCTTTAACCGGACACTATTGATTTAAAAAGTACGCTTCTTTCTATTTTACCCTCCTTTTATGTTAATGTTTTCCCAAACCTTAGCATTTATAAGCTGAGATTATGTCGGTCAATTCATAAATTGTAGTTTTGTAACAATTTAAAAACAGAAAACATAATTATTTATGAGTCAAGTAAAAGAGAATGATACCGTAAAAGTTCATTACACAGGAAAATTAAGCAATGGTCAAGTTTTTGACAGTTCACTGGAAAGAGAACCGTTAGAAATAACTTTAGGACAAGGTATGCTGATTCCTGGTTTTGAAAAAGGTATGATAGACATGAAGGTTAATGAGAAAAAAACAATTCATATTCCTGTTGCAGAAGCATATGGCGATATACAAAAAGAGTTGTTTCATGAAGTAAATAAAGACCAATTACCACAGGATATGACTCCGGAAGTTGGTATGGGGTTGGTTTCACAAAAACCTGACGGTACTGAAATACAATTTCGTGTAGCAGAAGTTCATGAAGAACATATTATTATAGATGCTAATCACCCATTAGCAGGACAAGATTTAATATTCGATTTAGAACTTGTTGAAATAAAATAGCCCTTCCTAAATCCTTCCCAAAGGGAAGGACTCGCCCACTGTTTCGGCATATTATATTGTAAAAATAGTATTCCTTTTCAGAACCGAGTGTTCCCTTCCCTTTGGGAAGGGTTAGGGTTGGGCATAAAAAAACCCAAAGCTTTCACCTTGGGTTTTAACGCACTAATACTACTAAGATATTAGGTTTTATCGCAATCGATCTACAGATTTTACGAGATCTTCATCCTTCTTGATGGCCTTATTGGCTAAAGCCAAAAACACGATAGAAACAATAGGAAGAAGCATCCCAATACCTTTCTCAGAAACCGCCGTTTCTCCAGATACATTTAGAGATTGATACACAAAAAATCCTAGTAAAATAAAGTTTAATATGATGTTAAGTCGTCCCAATATAAATTGAGACTTCCTATTTTTATACTTAAATATGGTTATCAAAGATAGCAATGCCGACCCAAGAAACAATCCTAAATACAACAAACTATCTTTTGCATATACTATAACGTCTTCATTTGTAACCCATAAATGCAATACAAATATTAACCCACCAGATATAATTGCTGCGATTAAAAGGTATACGGTTTGAATGCGCTGTAACATATAAATTTATAATATTGATGGCAAAAATAATAGTTTCTTTTGTAAAATAAATGTAAAAAATTAAAATAAAGTTGTATAATTGCAGTATTAATTCTCAACAACCACACATAGAGGTTGTTAATTCTTCAGAATAAAATTCATTTTTTTTCAGAATAACTCTAATTTATATTCTAAACACATATTATATTAAACATCAATGTTTGAAATTTCACAATTAAACGAAAAGAAACTCTCTGATTTACAAGAGATTGCGCAGAAGTTGAACGTCCCAAAATACCGTTCTTTAAAAAAAGCGGATTTAGTTTATCAAATACTAGATCACCAAGCTGCAAACCCAAAAGCTGTTGAAGCCGTTGTAGAACCAACGCCACAACCTACCGTTAATACTACAGAAAAAACAGAAAAAAAGGAACCAAAAAAACCTAGGCAACGTGTTACAAAGCCTGTAAAAAATACACCTATAAAACAAGAGCAAAAACCTGTAGCTGAAAAAGCAGCGGCTCCTATAGAAAAAACAGAAAAAGCCCCTCAAGAAACTAAAGAAGACAATAAGCCAGTTAACCCACCAAAACCTAGAGTTCAAAACGAGCGTCCAAACGACAATCAGCAAAAACCGGCAAACCAAAAAAGAGAGCACAACCCAAACCAATCTCAAAAAAATCAAAATCAACATAAAAACCAAAAAAATGGTAATGTGAATGTGGATGCTGGAAATAAAGATACCAGAAACCGTTACCGCGAACCAGATTTTGAATTTGATGCCATTATTGAAAGTGAAGGTGTTTTAGATGTTATGCAAGATGGATATGGTTTTTTACGCTCATCGGACTATAACTATTTATCATCGCCTGATGATATTTATGTGTCACAATCGCAAATTCGTTTGTTCGGATTAAAGAAAGGCGATACGGTTTTAGGAAACGTACGTCCTCCAAAAGAAGGTGAAAAATACTTTCCTTTAATTAAAGTCATAAGAATTAATGGTCAGAAACCAGAAGTTGTTAGAGACCGTGTGTCTTTCGAACATTTAACACCATTATTTCCTAAAGAAAAATTCAATTTAGCTGAAAAACAAAGCACCATTTCTACGCGAATTATGGATTTGTTTTCTCCAATTGGAAAAGGACAACGTGGTATGATCGTATCGCAACCAAAAACAGGTAAAACTATGTTACTTAAAGATGTTGCCAATGCTATTGCTGCCAACCATCCTGAGGTATATTTAATGATTTTACTAATTGATGAACGTCCGGAAGAAGTTACCGATATGCAACGTAATGTACGTGGCGAAGTCATATCTTCAACCTTTGATAAAGAAGCACACGAGCACGTTAAAATCGCCGATATTGTCCTTGAAAAAGCAAAACGTTTGGTAGAATGCGGGCACGACGTAGTAATTCTTTTAGATTCTATTACGCGTTTAGCAAGAGCTTATAACACTGTGCAACCGGCCTCTGGCAAAATATTAAGTGGTGGTGTAGATGCCAATGCATTACACAAACCAAAACGTTTCTTTGGTGCAGCCAGAAATATTGAAAACGGCGGCTCTTTAACCATTATCGCTACGGCACTTACAGATACAGGTTCTAAAATGGACGAAGTCATTTTTGAAGAATTTAAAGGAACTGGTAACATGGAACTACAGTTGGATAGAAAAATATCGAACCGTCGTATTTTCCCTGCTATCGATTTAACATCTTCGAGCACGCGTCGCGATGATTTACTATTAGATGAAAACACCATACAACGCATGTGGGTAATGCGCAAGTACCTTGCTGACATGAACCCTGTTGAAGCTATGGAATTCATTAACGAACGTTTTAAACAAACCAGAAACAACGAAGAATTTTTAATATCCATGAATGGATAATTCGAAACGAATACTTTTCAATATAAACAAAGTATTCAATACAATAGTATTCCTTCAACCACAAGGAAGCTAACTAACTAAACATTAAACTAAACCTAAAAAGCCTTAGCAAATTTCTGTTAAGGCTTTTTTATTTACAAACAGAGTTGTTTTACGATTAATGATTAACTATTGACGATTCAGAATTCAGAATTCAGAATTCAGAATTTAAAACTCAACAAACCAACAGCCAAAACCTAACAACCATCGACAAAACCCAACCAACAACAATTCACGTCCACTTCAAAGCAAAAAAAATCCCAAGCAAACGCTCAGGATTAATTATTAATTGTTAATTGCCAATTGTTAAATGCCAACTGCCAATTGCTAATTGTATTGATTCAAAAGATCTCTATATTCCTTTAAGTCAGATATATTTATTCTGTTATTAAGATTTTTTATAAGCGCAATTAAATACTTTAAGCTTTCAACAGGTTCGTTCTCTGTTTCAACTTCAACATCATCATCTTCATCAACAAGCATAGGAATCAAAAATGAGTCGTTCTCTTCAATATGCTCATAAGTTAGCCTAAGAACCTTTACTACTAGCGGAATTTGCTCTTCTAAGGCATAAGTTCTTAATTCTTTAATATCGTTAATTAATGTATCTGTGTTGATACCTGTTTTATCAAGATCATTCAGAATTTTATCTATTAACTTAAGTGCTGCTTTATTTTCCAAAAGGGTAATATTTAGGTGAATAATTAATTTTTTTGTATTTGCAAATTTAAATTTTTAGAAATCAAATATCGCTATTTATTCTATGATTTTACATTTATAATTTTGACCACTTTTATAATTCTAAATACACTGCTTTAGGTGCAAAAAGTTCATAAAAAAAGCCTCTCGATATTGAGAAGCTTTTAAATATTATAAAAAAAAACATTCTTAAAGCGTGGCAATGTGCTTAGCTAAACCAGATTTTAGGTTAGCTGCTTTATTGGAATGAATAACATTTTTCTTAGCCAATCTATCTAACATAGAAACAACAGAAGGAAATAACGCTTCAGCTTCTTTCTTATCAGTTAACTCACGTAATTTTTTAATAGCATTACGAGTTGTTTTATGCTGATATTTGTTAACCAAACGCTTAGCTTCGTTACTTCTAATTCTTTTTAATGCTGACTTATGATTTGCCATTTTATACTTTATTTTTTTTAAAAATTGTAGCCCGTAGGGGAATCGAACCCCTCTTACCAGGATGAAAACCTGGCGTCCTAGCCGATAGACGAACGGGCCATTTGTTTTGAGTGCGCAAAGATAAATTTAATTTTTAAAATTACAACTTTAAAAATTTAAAAATTTACATCACTTTTTTCAAATAACTCACAACGTTTCCATTGCGGATGCAAAAATACAACTATTTTTAAATGTCGCAATAGCTGCGCAAACTTTTTTGAAAAAAAATTATTTAATATGCTTTTGCAAACAAAACTCTGCCTTTTGAAGGTTTTCCAGAATACACACAAACACCTTCTTCTTCCTTCATTTCCAAAGGAATACATCGAATTGTTGCTTTAGTAAGCTCTTTTATCTTCTCTTCTGTTTCGTTTGTACCATCCCAATGTGCCGAAATAAATCCTGTTTTATTCTCTAAAACATCTTTAAATTCTTCAAAACTATTAACTTCCGTGATGTGGGAATCCCTGAAACTCAATGCTTTTTTAAATAAAGCCTCTTGAATTTCTTTTAATAAACTTTCAACCGTACTGGTTAAATCGTTTAAAGCAACTACCGATTTTGTTAAAGTATCGCGTCTAGCCAACTCTACCGTAGCGTTTTCTAAATCTTTTGGCCCAATAGCGATACGCAATGGCACCCCTTGCAATTCGTGTTGTGCAAACTTAGCTCCTGGACGTTGCGTATCCCTGTCGTCAAACTTAACCGTAATACCTTTGGCCCTTAAATCGCTTAAAATACCTTTAGCAACTTCAGATACAGCTGCAAATTCTTCATCACTCTTATATATAGGCACAATAACGACTTGATTTGGTGCCAAACTTGGCGGTAATACCAATCCGTTATCATCACTATGCGTCATAATTAAAGCCCCCATCAAACGTGTTGAAACACCCCAAGAAGTTGCCCATACATAATCTTGCTTTCCTTCTTTATTAGCAAACTTAACATCAAAAGCTTTGGCAAAATTCTGTCCCAAAAAGTGTGAAGTCCCAGCTTGAAGCGCTTTCCCATCCTGCATCAATGCTTCGATACAAAACGTTTCATCGGCACCTGCAAAGCGTTCGCTTTCGGTTTTCATCCCTTGCACCACAGGAATTGCCATAAAATTTTCAGCAAAGGTTGCGTATACATTATTCATCAATCTAGCTTCCGCCATGGCTTCTGCTTTAGTTTGGTGTGCCGTATGCCCTTCTTGCCATAAAAATTCTGCGGTACGCAAAAATAAACGGGTACGCATTTCCCAGCGTACCACATTCGCCCATTGGTTAATCAATATTGGTAAATCCCTGTAAGATTGAATCCAGTTTCTATAGGTATTCCAAATAATGGCTTCACTAGTTGGACGCACGATCAGCTCTTCTTCCAGTTTTGCTTCAGGATCTACACGTAATTTCCCCGGTTTATCTGGATCGGCTTGCAATCTGTAATGTGTTACAATAGCACATTCCTTAGCAAATCCTTCAGCATTCTTTTCTTCAGCTTCAAATAAACTTTTGGGGACAAATAATGGAAAATACGCATTTTGATGTCCTGTTTCTTTAAACATTTTATCTAATTCTGCTTGCATTTTTTCCCAAATTGCGTATCCATACGGCTTGATGACCATACAACCACGAACCGCCGAATTCTCCGCCAGGTCTGCTTTGACAACCAGTTCATTATACCATTTGGAATAATCTTCTGCCCTACTAGTAAGTTTTTTACTCATATATGTGTTTTGGCACAAATATTGTGCTTATGTTAAATAAAAAAATAGTTCAGCAAAACTAACTATTTTTGTTATGTTCAACAATAAAAATCAAGAGATATGCAATTAAATACCTACTTTATAAAAAAAATGCCATACTTGGCTATTCTTAGCTTAGTATTTGGCTTATACTCATGTGGTTCGTATCAATATGTTGGCGTAGATAATGATGGTATTTATGGTAGCACGCCTAGAACCGTTCAGTATGAAGAAACCGTTGTTGAAGTGCCTCAAAATTCAAATAGTAATTACTATCAAAATTACTTTAAGAATAAATCTTTGGAAACAGAGTACATGACGTCTAATAACGAGATTTTTACCGATATTGATACCTATGAAGGCAACAATATTCAAAATGATTCTTTAAATAATAACTACCAAGGTTATGGGGGTTGGGGACAGGAGCAATCGAATGTCACTATAAATCTTCATTCTGATTTTGGTTTTGGTTTCAATAATTATTGGTGGAACAGTCCTTATTACAACCGTTGGGGCTATGGTTATGGTTGGAACAACTGGGGTTATTATGATCCATATTGGCATGCTCCTTATTATGGAGGCTTCTATAATAGTTGGACTTTTTACAACCCTTGGGGCTATGGCTATTATGGGAATCCTTATAGATACTATGGCTATAATAACTATGGATATTATGGCAATAATGGGTATTATAGCAGACGTAATGTTTCCTACAGTGCCAGCAGAAGAGGCAGTAATTATAGCACCGACTCTAGAAGTTTAAGTAACAATAATTATAGCACTTCAAGACGAAGCAGCACTAACAGTTCTGGAAATACTTCAAAGTATAATACTTCCAGAAGAAGCAGTGTAAATGCAAGTTCGCCAACTTCAGCCTATAATTCGAGACAAAACAATTCTAACGGTACACGTGTTTATACAAATACCCAAAGAAGAACAACCTATAGTACGCCTTCAGCGAATTCTACTACCAGATCGTCTTCTACAGTAAGACGAAGCTCGGGAAGCACTTATACGCCTTCAAATAGTAATAATTCAAGAACATATTCTAGACCATCTTCAAGCAATTCTACATATACACCTAGTAGAAGTTCTAGTCCTTCTTCGGGTAGTAGCACAAGATCTTCTAGCGGTGGTTCTGGAAGCAGCAGAAGTTCTGGTTCTTCAAGTGGCGGTGGAAGACGTGGATAAATCTTAAAAAATAAAAATTTACACTATGAAAAAGTTAAACCTACTATTTATAGGCATACTATCTGTGTCTGCACTAAACGCTCAAGACATATCGGATGCGTTACGCTACTCGCAAGATGAAATTCAAGGAACCGCTCGTTTTAGAGCCTTAAGTGGCGCGTTTGGTGCTCTTGGTGGCGACATGAGTGCTGTTAGCATCAACCCTGCAAGTTCAGCTGTATTTGCACAAAGCCATGCTTCTTTTACTTTGTCAAACGTTGACACTAACAATGACACACAATACTTTAATGGTTTTACTACCAGTGGCGAATCCAATTTTGATGTAAGCCAAGGTGGTGCGGCCTTTGTTTTTGAGAACAGAAGTAATTCGCCTTGGCGGAAATTTACAATAGGTGTCGCTTACGATAGATCCAATAATTATGACGATAATTGGAATGCTAGGGGAACGAACCCTAACAACCAATCCATCGATCTATACTTTTTAAATTATGCCGACGGAAAACGATTGGACCAAATTTCTGCTCTACCTGGTGAATCTTTAGCTGATGCTTATACAGATATTGGGAATGTTTATGGTTTTGCCCATCAACAAGCATTTTTAGGTTTTGAGTCTTATATTTTAGAACCCGATGCCGATGATGATGCTAATACCACTTATTTTTCAAATTTAGCTAGTGGTACTTTCAACCATAATTATTCGTATGCGTCAACAGGCTATAACGGGAAAATTTCGTTTAACATGGCCGCACAATATGAAGACAATTTATATTTAGGATTGAATTTAAACTCACACTTTATTGACTTTCACCGCTCAACATTATTATTCGAAAATAACTCAAACGCAGGTTCTATTGTAAACAGCATTGAATTTGAAAACAACTTATCTACCGCTGGTAATGGGTTCTCTTTTCAATTAGGTGGTATTTTTAAATTAAGTCCAGAGTTTAGATTAGGCGTGGCCTTCGATTCGCCAATTTGGTACACTATTGAAGAGGAAACCTCCCAATACTTAGCGACAGTTAGAGACGATGGTGGCTCTAATATTACTCAAGTTGTTAACCCACAAACAATAAACGTATATCCACAATACAAACTTCAAACACCTTCAAAATTAACAGGAAGTTTAGCGTATGTATTTGGCACACAAGGATTATTAAGTTTTGATTATTCTAGAAAAGATTATAGTAAAACAAAATTTAAACCAGAATCTGATAGCTTTTTTACAGACCAAAACGCCCTAATTGCCAACACGCTTACAGATGCCTCTACCTACCGACTTGGTGGCGAATATAAAGTAAAGCAATTTAGTTTTAGAGGCGGATACCGTTTTGAAGAAAGCCCATATAAAGATGGTACTACTGTTGGTGATTTAACTGGCTATTCACTAGGTGTTGGTTACAATTTTGGAAACACCAAACTTGATGTGACTTTCGATCAATCAAATCGCACCAACAAAACACCATTATATAATGTTGGTTTAACCGATGCAGCGGTTATAGACAGAACAAACTCTAACGTCACATTATCGTTAAGCTTCAATATATAAAAGTGATTTTTTTTAAATAATAAAAGCTTGGGTTTTAAAAATCCAAGCTTTTATTATTTAAATTACATAGATAACACATTTGAAGATTAAAAATCGTATATCAAAAGTCGTAAATCGTATTCAAAAACGTATATTTGCAGACCAAAATTGTGATTTAGTTGATAGATGAAACGTCCATAACACTAAGTAGGTATCTACTAACTTAGGATAATATGGGTGTAACATGTGACAAATTAAAGACAATAGACAACAACACATGAAAATTAAAAATAACATAGAAGAATTCGATTCTTTAGGAGATGACCATATAGGTACATCGTCTGACACACCATTACGTAGTGATGCTTTTAAACTTACCAACGAAGAAAAAATAGACATTATTAAGGATGATGTGCGCCACATTATGGAAACCTTAGGGTTAGATTTAACAGACGATAGCTTAAATGGCACACCAAACCGT
This genomic window from Mariniflexile sp. TRM1-10 contains:
- a CDS encoding metallophosphoesterase family protein — translated: MTKILLLSDTHSYIDDTILKYVKQADEVWHAGDIGDLQVTDAIKKLKPLRAVYGNIDDAKIRGEFPENNRFMCEGVDVWITHIGGYPKAYNIRVRDEIRANPPRLFICGHSHILKVMPDKKLGLLHMNPGAVGKHGFHKTRTMLRFTIDGSKIDNLEVIEFQK
- a CDS encoding FKBP-type peptidyl-prolyl cis-trans isomerase, with amino-acid sequence MSQVKENDTVKVHYTGKLSNGQVFDSSLEREPLEITLGQGMLIPGFEKGMIDMKVNEKKTIHIPVAEAYGDIQKELFHEVNKDQLPQDMTPEVGMGLVSQKPDGTEIQFRVAEVHEEHIIIDANHPLAGQDLIFDLELVEIK
- a CDS encoding DUF4293 domain-containing protein; the protein is MLQRIQTVYLLIAAIISGGLIFVLHLWVTNEDVIVYAKDSLLYLGLFLGSALLSLITIFKYKNRKSQFILGRLNIILNFILLGFFVYQSLNVSGETAVSEKGIGMLLPIVSIVFLALANKAIKKDEDLVKSVDRLR
- the rho gene encoding transcription termination factor Rho; translation: MFEISQLNEKKLSDLQEIAQKLNVPKYRSLKKADLVYQILDHQAANPKAVEAVVEPTPQPTVNTTEKTEKKEPKKPRQRVTKPVKNTPIKQEQKPVAEKAAAPIEKTEKAPQETKEDNKPVNPPKPRVQNERPNDNQQKPANQKREHNPNQSQKNQNQHKNQKNGNVNVDAGNKDTRNRYREPDFEFDAIIESEGVLDVMQDGYGFLRSSDYNYLSSPDDIYVSQSQIRLFGLKKGDTVLGNVRPPKEGEKYFPLIKVIRINGQKPEVVRDRVSFEHLTPLFPKEKFNLAEKQSTISTRIMDLFSPIGKGQRGMIVSQPKTGKTMLLKDVANAIAANHPEVYLMILLIDERPEEVTDMQRNVRGEVISSTFDKEAHEHVKIADIVLEKAKRLVECGHDVVILLDSITRLARAYNTVQPASGKILSGGVDANALHKPKRFFGAARNIENGGSLTIIATALTDTGSKMDEVIFEEFKGTGNMELQLDRKISNRRIFPAIDLTSSSTRRDDLLLDENTIQRMWVMRKYLADMNPVEAMEFINERFKQTRNNEEFLISMNG
- the rpsT gene encoding 30S ribosomal protein S20, giving the protein MANHKSALKRIRSNEAKRLVNKYQHKTTRNAIKKLRELTDKKEAEALFPSVVSMLDRLAKKNVIHSNKAANLKSGLAKHIATL
- the proS gene encoding proline--tRNA ligase, producing the protein MSKKLTSRAEDYSKWYNELVVKADLAENSAVRGCMVIKPYGYAIWEKMQAELDKMFKETGHQNAYFPLFVPKSLFEAEEKNAEGFAKECAIVTHYRLQADPDKPGKLRVDPEAKLEEELIVRPTSEAIIWNTYRNWIQSYRDLPILINQWANVVRWEMRTRLFLRTAEFLWQEGHTAHQTKAEAMAEARLMNNVYATFAENFMAIPVVQGMKTESERFAGADETFCIEALMQDGKALQAGTSHFLGQNFAKAFDVKFANKEGKQDYVWATSWGVSTRLMGALIMTHSDDNGLVLPPSLAPNQVVIVPIYKSDEEFAAVSEVAKGILSDLRAKGITVKFDDRDTQRPGAKFAQHELQGVPLRIAIGPKDLENATVELARRDTLTKSVVALNDLTSTVESLLKEIQEALFKKALSFRDSHITEVNSFEEFKDVLENKTGFISAHWDGTNETEEKIKELTKATIRCIPLEMKEEEGVCVYSGKPSKGRVLFAKAY
- a CDS encoding OmpP1/FadL family transporter: MKKLNLLFIGILSVSALNAQDISDALRYSQDEIQGTARFRALSGAFGALGGDMSAVSINPASSAVFAQSHASFTLSNVDTNNDTQYFNGFTTSGESNFDVSQGGAAFVFENRSNSPWRKFTIGVAYDRSNNYDDNWNARGTNPNNQSIDLYFLNYADGKRLDQISALPGESLADAYTDIGNVYGFAHQQAFLGFESYILEPDADDDANTTYFSNLASGTFNHNYSYASTGYNGKISFNMAAQYEDNLYLGLNLNSHFIDFHRSTLLFENNSNAGSIVNSIEFENNLSTAGNGFSFQLGGIFKLSPEFRLGVAFDSPIWYTIEEETSQYLATVRDDGGSNITQVVNPQTINVYPQYKLQTPSKLTGSLAYVFGTQGLLSFDYSRKDYSKTKFKPESDSFFTDQNALIANTLTDASTYRLGGEYKVKQFSFRGGYRFEESPYKDGTTVGDLTGYSLGVGYNFGNTKLDVTFDQSNRTNKTPLYNVGLTDAAVIDRTNSNVTLSLSFNI